The genomic stretch AGTACGTTGGCCGTATCTTGGGTCCTATCGGCACTGAAGGCCGTTACATTCCAGTGATGATCGCAATTTCAGTATTGAACGCCTTTGGCGCCATGCTGGTCATGAACCTGTTTGTCTAGGAGTAAGATATGCAATTTTCTCTCGAGCATTATCTGGAAGAGTTAAAACCGCTGATCAACGTTGATTGTGGTACCTACACCCTAGAAGGCATCGAATGTATTGCCAGCCAGTTTGAGCAAAAGTTTCAAGCGATGAACGGCTGGCAGCTCAAGCGTGTTGACTGCGGTAAAGCCGGTGTCGGCCTTGAAATTCGCAACCAACCGGATGCCGCGCAGATCGATGTGATGATGATTGGTCACATGGATACGGTGTTCCCAGTCGGGACGGCAGCCGCGCGCCCGATGTCGCAAGACGCTGAGAAAGCGTACGGCCCAGGCGTGTCGGACATGAAATCTGGCTTGCTCAACATCGTATACGCGATGCGCAATTTGGACCAAGCCGTGCTGGATAAGCTTTCTATCTGCATTTGCATGAACCCAGACGAAGAAACAGGCTCTGGCGATTCGGTTGAATGGATTCAATCGGTCGCCAAACTGGCCAAAAACGTGCTGGTGGCAGAAGCCGCCCGCGCCGATGGCGGCTTAGTGAAAGCACGTAAAGGTATGGCGGGTTACAAGATCAACTTCAAAGGCATTGCGGCCCACGCGGGTAACGACCCTGAAAAAGGCCGCAGCGCGATCACCGAAATGGCGCAGTGGATCATGGCAATCAATGCGATGACCAACTTTGAATCGGGCACCACGTTAAACGTGGGTGTGGTGTCTGGTGGTGCGGGCGCCAACATTGTGCCGGAACACGCGCAAGCGGTAGTCGACGTACGTTTCTGGAACAACGCAGAATACGATGATGTAGACACCAAGCTCAATGCCATGGCGCAAACACCCTTTGTGGACGGCGTCAGTGTCACCATCGAGCGCGATGCGTACAAGCCGTCTATGGTGCCAAGCGAGCAGACGGAAGGTCTGATGCAGTTGGTGGAAAGCGCCGCGCAAGAGCTGTCGATTGATCTGAACTGGCACGCGGTGGGCGGTGGCTCTGATGCGAACAACACGGCGATTTTGGGTGTTCCTACCCTTGATGGTTTGGGCCCAATTGGCGCGGGTTTCCACAGCGATCAAGAGTATCTAGTGCTGGCCTCGATTGAACCTCGTATCCGTATGCTGATGCGTGTGCTTGAAAAACTGGCAGCTTAAACGTTTAACTGTTTAATAACGCATTAAATTAAAACCCCGTGGTATCGCATGACCACGGGGTTTTTGTTTGGCTGTGAGTTTGTGCCACAGGTTTCAATCTTGAACCTGTCATTTCTACTTGGTCTCTTCTACGCTTTCATCAATGTATCCACAAAGGAAGTACTCACTATGACTATGAAAGCATTATTGATCACTCTGGTTATCGGGCTGGCAACGTCACCACTGGCGTTGGCTGAAAAACCGAACTGGGCAGGGGAAGGCAAACCCAGCAAGGAAGCGGTGGAACAACATGCCGAAGAAATGATGCAAAAACACTGTGACAAGAAAGACAAAGAGTGCCTGAAAAAACGAGAGAAAGAGCAGAAACAAGCCGCCAAAGAAAAAGGCAAGAAAGAAGAAAAAATGGCGATGAAAGAGCAAAAAATGCAGGACAAAGAAGCACGTAAACAGGCGCTGAAAGAGAAAAAGCAAGCGTTAAAAGATCAACGCGAAAAGCTTGAAATGGAAGAAGAAAAGATCGAAAAAGAGCTCAAAAAACTGGAGGAAGATGACGAGTAAATTGTCGCCAATTTCTCATCGCTTACCTCGAGGTGTCTCTCTTTGCCATTCGCGCAAGGAGAGACATTTACTCAGCACCGATTAAGTATTTCTTTATGCTGGTGTCGATCACATCATCCCGAATAAGCCCTATCATTTCCCAAATGTTTTGCACTAATTGCGGATTCTCTTCGGCAAACTCATGGCTGAATATAAGGTAGTAATCCTTAGTCGATATCGGTGGGGAAACGCGTTCAACGTTGGAAAGCTGGTGTTCATTAATGTAACTGCTGGCAATGTTGCTTTGAATAGCAATGGCGCTTAAGCGTCGTTTGCCGAGCATCTCGAAGAGCTTTTCTGTGTTGCCGATTTCGAGGATATTGACGTTACTCTCCTTCAGTCTCTTTGTAATGGAAAAACCAGTATGAGCCCCTACGGGGACGTCTCCAATCGAGCTCAGTTGTAGACCGTCCCATGTGAACGGTTGCTCTTTTAGCTTGTAAAAATAGTAGTCTAGTGTGGCGATGCGCAAGTTGTGATCGGCTTGCTGATCTTTCATCGGATAGCGCGCGTATTGAGCTCGCTCTTGACTGTAAGAAAAAATAAATCCGCCATTCACTTGGTTCGCTTTGATCTGGCTTAACACTCTTTTACCAGGAACCCTGACATAGTTGATTTTGATGTTGAGCAGACGAGCGGCTTGTTCAATGACATCGACGGAGACACCGGGTGGCTCGACAACCAAGTTGCCATTGCCCATTTGAAAGGGGAAAGATTCGACGTCTGAATACGCCAGCGTTATTGTCGTGACGGGCGAAGCGTGTGAGCGGAATGGGCTCAGCAACATACAAAACAGGAACAATAGATAGCGCATTCAGTTTGCTCTGGATTCGATGATTGTTATTTCTCTCAGTATAGAGCTCAGAAGCGCACCATGACCCGATTTGCTGAGAAAATGAGCCATTCGTCAATATGTTGATTCCGGAGCGTGTGCAAACTATTGCCTTCTTATACCATTGCTCGTTTTTACCTCATCAGGCAATAATTTCGATCTGGCGATCGCCGTTTCCATTGCGGTGTTTGGACTCAATTCATATCAAGCGTTTGCTGGCGTGATCTCTTTGTCATCTCGCCTTCGTTATTCATTCATTTTATTTCTTAAGCCAATCTTAAGTTTCGCTCGATATGATTCGCCTTGTTAAAGCACACACAAGGACGCAATCATGAAAAAAACACTTCTCTTGACCACCACCGCATTGATTTCATTGGGCAGCGCAACCAGTGCATTGGCCGATCCACAGTGTACGAATGCACCTGAATCACAATGGATTAACTTTGAGCAAGCCAAATCTCAAGTGGAAGCGATGGGGTACAAAATCAAAGTGTTCAAAAAGACCAAAACCGGTTGCTATGAGTTGTATGGTCACACCAAAGAGAACAAACGCGTCGAAATCTATTTTGATCCCACCGACATGCGCAAAGTGAAGGAAGAGTTGGATGACTAACACCTTTAAATGGGATTGGGTTGTGCAAGCAACCCATTGGATTGTGGCAGTGCTGTTTTTCGCCAACTTTTTTGTCTTGGAAGAGGGCAGCGAATGGCATCACTGGGCGGGGTATTTGATCCTGCTGAGTTTGAGCCTTCGCTTTGCTTGGGGGTTAGTGGTGGAGTCACCAGCACGTTTAACTCGCTTTCTGCCTTCGGTTTCAGCCGCGCTGACGCACTTAAAAGAAGTGGTGAGCGACAGACAAGATAAGCACCTTGGTCATAACCCCGCAGGCGCAGTGATGATTTGGCTATTGTGGGGTTTGATTATCGCAACCGCTGGCAGTGGTTGGTTGACCGAGAGCGATCTTTTCTGGGGAGAAGAGTGGTTAGAGGAAGTGCACGAAGTGCTTGCCAACCTAACCTTAGTAGCCGTTGCAATTCACGTCTCGGCCGTGATTTTTATGAGCAAATGGAATCGCAAAAATTATCTCAAATCGATGCTGCCTTAGCAGCACATTCGCAGGGCTGTGAATGCTCTGCGCTGGTTTTGTTTCACATTGAGTTTAGTTGTTATGCAGCGAATTTTAAAAAATACCCATTTCTCGTACGTTGGCATCACATTGATGTTGGCGAGCTACTTTGCGTTTTTGGTTAACATCCCGATTTACGCCACGTTGCATTCGATCTTAAGTGGCTTAGACAGCGTTAAGATCGGCTTTGTTATTTCTATCCCGCTGTTTTTTCTCGCAGCGTTTAATTTGCTGTTTAATCTGTTTAGCTGGCCTTGGATCACCAAGCCCTTTTTTGTTGTGTTGCTGCTGGTTTCAGCCGCGGTGAGTTATGCGGGCTTTAACTACGGCACCTTGTTTGATTCCGATATGATCGCCAACATTCTTGAAACGGACTCTGCCGAGGCGAGCTCATATCTCAGTGCCTATTCTGTGCTGTGGATCGGTTTGATGGGCGTGCTACCTGCGGTGCTATTGGCGGTGATGCCGATTCGCTCAAGTGGGTCATGGTTGCGATTTGTTGGCCGCAAACTTGTCTCGATGGTGATTTCTCTGGCGGTGATTGTCGCGATTGCAGGGCTTTACTACCAAGATTACGCCTCCGTTGGGCGCAATAACCCTTACCTTCGTCAAGAGATCATTCCCACTCAATTGGTTTACAGCATCGGTAAGTATGTTCACCGCACGTACTTCTATCAGCCTATGGCATACCAAAAGTTGGGTGAGGATGCGCAGCAGTCGTCACAAGCGTTACAACAAGCGAAAACCAAGCCGACGCTGATGGTGTTCATCCTTGGCGAAACCGCGCGCTCAAATAACTTTGAGTTGAACGGTTATCCGAGAGCAACCAACGCGTACACCAAAGATCTGGATGTGATCTCATTTAGCCAAGTCTCGTCGTGTGGAACCGCAACGGCGGTATCGGTGCCTTGCATGTTTTCTGCAATGAAACACGCGAACTAT from Vibrio vulnificus NBRC 15645 = ATCC 27562 encodes the following:
- a CDS encoding M20 family metallopeptidase, with the translated sequence MQFSLEHYLEELKPLINVDCGTYTLEGIECIASQFEQKFQAMNGWQLKRVDCGKAGVGLEIRNQPDAAQIDVMMIGHMDTVFPVGTAAARPMSQDAEKAYGPGVSDMKSGLLNIVYAMRNLDQAVLDKLSICICMNPDEETGSGDSVEWIQSVAKLAKNVLVAEAARADGGLVKARKGMAGYKINFKGIAAHAGNDPEKGRSAITEMAQWIMAINAMTNFESGTTLNVGVVSGGAGANIVPEHAQAVVDVRFWNNAEYDDVDTKLNAMAQTPFVDGVSVTIERDAYKPSMVPSEQTEGLMQLVESAAQELSIDLNWHAVGGGSDANNTAILGVPTLDGLGPIGAGFHSDQEYLVLASIEPRIRMLMRVLEKLAA
- a CDS encoding substrate-binding periplasmic protein; amino-acid sequence: MRYLLFLFCMLLSPFRSHASPVTTITLAYSDVESFPFQMGNGNLVVEPPGVSVDVIEQAARLLNIKINYVRVPGKRVLSQIKANQVNGGFIFSYSQERAQYARYPMKDQQADHNLRIATLDYYFYKLKEQPFTWDGLQLSSIGDVPVGAHTGFSITKRLKESNVNILEIGNTEKLFEMLGKRRLSAIAIQSNIASSYINEHQLSNVERVSPPISTKDYYLIFSHEFAEENPQLVQNIWEMIGLIRDDVIDTSIKKYLIGAE
- a CDS encoding PepSY domain-containing protein, whose translation is MKKTLLLTTTALISLGSATSALADPQCTNAPESQWINFEQAKSQVEAMGYKIKVFKKTKTGCYELYGHTKENKRVEIYFDPTDMRKVKEELDD
- a CDS encoding cytochrome b/b6 domain-containing protein; protein product: MTNTFKWDWVVQATHWIVAVLFFANFFVLEEGSEWHHWAGYLILLSLSLRFAWGLVVESPARLTRFLPSVSAALTHLKEVVSDRQDKHLGHNPAGAVMIWLLWGLIIATAGSGWLTESDLFWGEEWLEEVHEVLANLTLVAVAIHVSAVIFMSKWNRKNYLKSMLP
- a CDS encoding phosphoethanolamine transferase, with the translated sequence MQRILKNTHFSYVGITLMLASYFAFLVNIPIYATLHSILSGLDSVKIGFVISIPLFFLAAFNLLFNLFSWPWITKPFFVVLLLVSAAVSYAGFNYGTLFDSDMIANILETDSAEASSYLSAYSVLWIGLMGVLPAVLLAVMPIRSSGSWLRFVGRKLVSMVISLAVIVAIAGLYYQDYASVGRNNPYLRQEIIPTQLVYSIGKYVHRTYFYQPMAYQKLGEDAQQSSQALQQAKTKPTLMVFILGETARSNNFELNGYPRATNAYTKDLDVISFSQVSSCGTATAVSVPCMFSAMKHANYSKSVADNQDNVIDILKRANVDQLWLENDGGDKGVAHNIQKSVVDRNAKNAFCDGNTCYDMAMLEDFSQRVDGMQGNRVVFLHGMGSHGPTYFRRYPEQQAAFQPDCPRADIENCSVEQIVNSYDNTILYTDYVIAQTIEQLKTLQNQFNTALFYVSDHGESLGEDGLFLHGMPYALAPENQTKVPMLFWASNGFAKEKGLDRKCLANEATHGAFSHDNLFHSMLGIMDVKTQVYQSDLDIFAQCRS